CCTGCCCGCCGACCTGCGGCGCGACGCCGAGAGCGCAGGCCTGCGCCTGGTGGGCAGCGTCACGATGGAGACCGAGTGGGATGCGTCGGATCCGCTGGGCGAGATCGACCACATCGAGGGCGTGCTGGCGCGCTTCGGCGGCCCGGACGCCGCGATCGGCAGGGTCGAGCTCGACCGCGACGACGCACCCGCGCTGCTCGAGCAGATGGCGGCGCGCCCGATCGTGCGCGGCATCCGCCACAAGCCCGGACAGGCCGCCAGCCCCGCGCGCGCGGCCGCGGAGCCGACGCTGCTGAGCGAGCCGAGGTGGCGCGAGCGCTACGCCTCGCTCGAGGCGCTCGGGCTCGACTTCGAGCTGCAGACCGCCTGGTGGCACCTCGACGAGGCGATCGACCTCGTGCAGGCGCACCCGGGCGTCGCGCTCACCATCAACCACACGGCGCTGCCCTCCGACCGCTCACCCGCGGCGATCGAGGGCTGGGCAGCGGCGATCGCACGCATCGCCCGGCTGCCGCAGGTGTGGATCAAGCTCTCCGGCATCGGCCTCGAGGGCACGCCCTGGACGGCCGAGGGCAACCGCGAGATCGCGCTGCGCACGCTCGACGCGTTCGGACCCGATCGCGTGATGGTCGCCAGCAACTTCCCCGTCGACAGCCTCACGGGCAGCTACGCCGAGATCATGGGCGGCTTCGCCGAGATCTTCGCCGATCTCCCGCCGGATGCGCAGCTGGCGCTGTTCGCCGGGAATGCGATCGAGCGCTACCGGCTCGATCCGGCCATCCTCGAGCGATAGCGCTTCCAGACGCGAGTCGGCCCGCGCCCCAGGCGTCGGGCCGGCTCGTGCCGCAGCGCAGCGGTGGTCAGTCCTGCGTCTCCCGCAGCGAGCGGGCTCGCACGCCGTTGATATGCGCGCGCATCGCCGTCTCCGGCGCCTGCGGGTCGCCCGACTCGAAGGCCTCGAGCACCGCGCTGTGCTCTGCGTGCGCCTCCTCGACGTCGTTGACGCCCCGGATGACGGCCTGTCGCATCCGGTGCGTCAGCGCACCCAGGTCGTCGTGCATCGAGGCGATGTAGCGGTTCTGGGCCGCCTGCAGCACGACGCGGTGGAAGCCGGCGTCGGCGGCGAAGTACTCCTGCGTGGCGCGCACGCTGCCCTCGCCGGAGCGCATCGCGGCCACCACCCGCTCCGCGCACGCCTCGTGGGTGCGGTGCGCCTCGCGCAGCTCCGGCAGCAGCGTCGCCGCGTGCGGGGTGGCGAGCCTGGTGGCCTCCGCCTCGAGCATGACGCGGGCGTCGAACAGCTCGGTCAGCTGCTCGGGCCCCAGCGGCGGCGCGACGCGGTAGCCCTTGAGCGCCTCGCGCGTGACGAGACCCGTGCGCTCGAGCTGCACCATCGCCTCGCGCACCGGCGTCGGCGAGACGTCGAGCTGCTTCGCGAGCGTGTCGATCGACAGCCGCGACTCGGGCTCGGCCGAGCCCTCGAGCAGCATGTCGAGGATGCGGTCGTAGACGCGGTCGCGCAGGCCCCTGCGCTCCAGCTCGCTCACGCGCAGCGGCCCGGTCGCGGTCATCGCTGCCCCTCCAGCGCCAGCGCCTCGTCGAGGATCGCCCCGAAGGCGGCCGGCTCGTGCGCGAAGCGGCCGAGGAACATCCCGTCGACGGAGTCGGCGATGCGCGGCAGCAGGCCGGGGCCCGCGCTCCCGCCGTAGATCACCTGCGCGTCGAACGGCAGCTCGGCCAGGCGTGCGCGCAGCGCCGTGCCGACGGCGCGGATGTGGTCGTCACCGGCGGGCTGCGGCGCGCCGATGGCCCAGACGGGCTCGTAGGCCACGATCAGTCGACCGATGCGCTCCTGCTCGCGGGCCACGGCGAGGGATGCGTCGAGCTGCGCGATGCAGGCGGCCGCGGCGGCGGCGGGCTCGACCTCGATCTCCTCGCCGATGCACAGCACCGGCGCGATGCCGTTGCGGAGCGCGGCCGCGACCTTCAGCGCGACGGTCTCATCGGTCTCGCCGAACAGCCTGCGGCGCTCGGCGTGGCCGATCTCCGCCAGCGTCACGCCGTGCTCGGCGAGCTCCGCGGCCGAGACCTCTCCGGTGAAGGCGCCGGTGTCCTCCCAATGCAGATCCTGCGCGCCCACCAGCATCCCGGCATCCGTCGCCACCGCTACGACATCGGGGATCGACGGAAACGTCGGGATCACGAACGGCTCCACGAGCCCCTGCCGGACGGCGGGGTGCTCGGCGCAGATCGCGGCGACGGCGCGCGTCCATTCGAGCGTGCGCGCGCGCCCGAAGTACATCTTCAGGCTCGACCCGATGAGCATGGCCTGCTCAGCCCTCGTAGGCGCAGATGTCGTCGACGTTCGCCTGCGAGTGGCTCGAGGGGTCGAACGTGTAGGTCAGCCACTCCTTCGCGAGCCTGCGGGCGAGCTCGATGCCGACGACGCGCTGACCCATGCACAGCACCTGCGCATCGTTCGAGAGCACCGAGCGCTCGACCGAGAACGAGTCGTGCGCGGTGACGGCGCGGATGCCGGTGACCTTGTTGGCCGCGATCGCCACGCCGAGGCCCGTGCCGCAGAAGAGCAGCGCCCGGTCGGCCTCGCCGCGCGCGATGCGCTCCGCGGCCTCGATCGCGACCTTCGGGTAGGAGGTCGCGCCGTCCGCGTCGTCGACGCCCACATCCACGAGCGAGTCGACGAGCTCGCTCGCCTCCATGTCGCGCTTCAGGATCTCCTTGTAGTCGAATCCGGCCTTGTCGCTGCCGATGATCAGGCGGATGCCCATGGTCACTGCTCCTTGCTCTGCTCGCGCGTGCTTTGCGTGAGCACGCGGTGGATGGTCCTGGTGATGAGCGCGAACGAGATCGCGCCGGGGTCGGGTGTGCCGATCGACTTGTCGCCGTGCGAGCGGGCGCGGCCCAGCGTCGCGGCGAGCGCCGCGGTGGCCTGCGCAGCCACCTCGCCGACCTCCGAGGCCCGGCCCCAGGCCTCGAGCAGCGGCTCGCCTGCGGCCACGCCGCGCGCGAGCTCCTCGGCGAAGGGCACGATCGCGTCGACCATGGTCTTGTCGCCCACCTCTGCCTTGCCGAAGGCCATCACGGCGTCCTTGGCCTGCACGACGCCGTCGGCCACCGCAGCGGCCTCGAGCGCGTCGGTGTCGCCCAGGCGAGCGCCGACGGCCCGCAGCATCTCCCCCCACAGCGCCCCGCTCGTGCCGCCGGCACGGTCGCTCCACGCATCCGCAGCCCGCACGAGCGTCGTCTGCGCACCCGCGCCCGCCTCGGCCGCGACCGTCGCGGCGTCGGCGCCCGCTCGCGAGCCGCGCTGCATGCCGATGCCGTGGTCGCCGTCGCCGGCGACGGCGTCCATGCGACCCAGCTCGTCGGCCGCCGCGTCGATGGCGGTGGCGACGGCCGCGAGCGCGGCCTCGATCAGGCGCGCGCCTTCGCGCGATGCGTCGCCGGCGTCGGGCACGGATGCGTCGACCGCGGTCGCGACGACGGCCGCGGCCGCGCGCTGCGGCGCCACCGAGCCCTTCTTGAAGCCGGGTGTGTCGGCGGGGGCCGCCCAGAGCGTCTCGAGCTCGTCGTCGAGCCACAGAAGCGTCAGCGAGACGCCCGACATGTCGAAGCTCGTGCAGAGCTCGCCCACCTCTGGCTCGACGATCGCGATGCCGCGCTCGTCGAGCAGCTGCGCGACGCGGCGATAGACGACGAACATCTCCTCGTACTTGAGGTTGCCGAGGCCGTTGAGCAGCGGCACGACGCGAGCGCCCTCGAGCGAGACGCCCTCCGGCACCTCGTCGAGCAGCTTCTCGACGAAGAGCTCGGCGAGCTCGTCGGCCGTCGGCACGTCGACCTCGTCGATGCCGGGCTCGCCGTGGATGCCGAGGCCGACGGCCATCTTGCCCGCAGGCACCGTGAACAGCGGCTCGCTCGCGCCCGGCAGCGTGCAGCCGGTGAAGGCGACGCCGAACGAGCGGGTGCGGGCGTTGGCGAGCTGGGCGATGCGCTCGACGCCGTCGAGGTCGTAGCCCGCGGCGGCCGCGGCGCCGGCGGTCTTGAAGACGGCGAGATCGCCAGCGATGCCGCGGCGCTTGTGCTGCTCGTGCTTCGGAGCGCTCCAGATGTCGTCGGTGACCGTGACGGTGCGCACGTCGATCCCCTCGGCCCGCAGCTTCTCCTGCGCCTGGTCGAAGTGCAGCACGTCGCCGGCGTAGTTGCCGTAGCTCAGCAGCACGCCGCGTCCCCGATCGGCCGCCGTCGCGATCGCGTGCACCTGCTGCGCGGAGGGCGATGCGAACAGGTTGCCCATCGCTGCGCCGTGCGCGATGCCGGGGCCGACGAGGCCGCCGAACGCGGGGTAGTGGCCGCTGCCGCCGCCGATGACGAGAACGACCGTGGGTTCGTCCGCCTGGGTGGATCGGACGACGCCCCCGGGCGCAGCCTGCACCCAGCGCGATGCCGCGGCGACGAAGCCCTCGATCATCTCGTCGGCGAACCGGCTGGGGTCATTGAACAGTCGCGTCATCGCGGTCTCCTCGGATCGGATTCCCGCTTGCGGCGGGCCTCGCGTAAATCCTATAGGAAGTTGGTTCCTCTGTCGCGTCGCGCGGCTCACCGGAGCAGCTCGATGGCGCACCTCAGGCCGGGTGCTGATGCGAGACGAGCGTCAGTCGTCAGAAGGGCGGTCGCTCCAACTCGCTCAGCCAGCGCGACGTAGGTGGCGTCGTAGGCGGTGAGGTTGTGCCGCAGCTCCCACATGCGCGGGCGGAGCGGCTCGGCGGGATATCGAGCGATCACCAGCCGCAGAAAGGCGTCGACAGCCCCCGCCCCCTGCTCCTCGGACAGCGCGCCGCGCATGACCTTGCCACGCAGCACGTGCATCACTGCACTGTCCATCAGGTGCGGAGCCGCCAGAGGCTCGCGACCCAGGCGCGCTGGGTCGATGATGCCGTTGAGCACGTCGACCACCACCCCGGCGTCGACGACCTTCACTCGCGCCGTCCCTCATGGAGCAGTTCGAGAGTCAGCTCCGGATCCATATCGGGCGGCATCTGAGCCTGCACCTCTCGGATGACCGCCAGATTGTGCTGCACCGCGAAGTCAGCTCTCGCAACCTGCTCGAGCTCGCGCTGCACGTACTTCGTGAGTGAGAGGCCGCGGGCCTCCGCCGCCTCGGTCAACGCGGCATGCACGTCGTCCGGCACGTTCCGAATGTGGATCACCTTGGCCATGCCGCGCAGTCTACGCTCAGTGGGTGCAGACTGCACCCATTCGTCCACACCCACGTGACCCGACCCATCCGCACGCCCTGCGACCTAGACTGAACCTGTTCCCGCGCGGCCCGCGCCATGGCTGCCGCGCCCATGACGAGTCAGGAGCTGCCATGCCCGTCGCAACGCCAGAAGAGTACGCAGAGATGCTCGACAAGGCGAAGAAGAACGCCTTCGCCTACCCCGCCATCAACGTCTCGTCATCGTCGACGATCAACGCCGTGCTGCAGGGCCTGGCCGAGGCCGGCTCCGACGGCATCATCCAGGTGACGACGGGCGGCGCCGACTTCTTCGCCGGCCAGAGCGTGAAGAACCGCGCAGGTGGCGCGATCGCCTTCGCGCGCTTCGCGACCGAGGTCGCCAAGGCCTACCCGATCAAGGTCGCGCTGCACACCGACCACTGCCCGAAGGACGCGCTCGACGGCTTCGTCTTCCCGCTGCTGGAGGCGAGCGAGCAGGAGGTCAAGGCCGGCCGCGCGCCGCTCTTCCAGTCGCACATGTGGGATGGCTCTGCCGTGCCGCTCGAGGAGAACCTCGAGATCGCGAAGCAGATCCTGCCTCGCACGCACGCCCTCAACCAGGTGCTCGAGGTCGAGATCGGCGTCGTCGGCGGCGAGGAGGACGGCGTCAGCCACGAGATCAACGACCAGCTCTACACGACGCTCGACGACGCGATCGCGACCGTCGAGGCGCTCGGCCTGGGCGAGCACGGCCGCTACATGGCGGCGCTCACCTTCGGCAACGTGCACGGTGTCTACAAGCCGGGCAACGTGCAGCTGCGGCCGGAGCTGCTGGGCGAGATCCAGCAGGGCCTCGCCGCGAAGTACGGCACCGAGGCGAAGCCGCTCGACCTCGTCTTCCACGGCGGCTCCGGCTCGACCGACGACGAGATCGCGCAGGCCGTCGCCAACGGCGTCATCAAGATGAACATCGACACCGACACGCAGTACACCTACACGCGCTCGGTCGCCGCGAGCATGTTCGGCAACTACGACGGCGTGCTCAAGGTCGACGGCGAGGTCGGCAACAAGAAGGTCTACGACCCGCGTGCGTGGGGCAAGGCCGCGGAGACCGCGATGGCTGCCCGCGTCGTCTCGGCGACGCAGCAGCTGGGCTCGGCGGGCTGGTCGACCAAGTAGCGGAGCACGCGAGACGGCACCCCGCTTCGGGGTGCCCGTCTCTGCGTTCGGCGAGCTACTCCCAGTCGCCGGAGTCGATGATGCTGTCGGTGCCTTCGGGCAGCGTGGTGTCGTCGACGCCGTTGTCGTCGGTGTCGATGCCCGCCTGGGTGCCGCCGTGCTCGTCGGGGATGTCGGCAGGGTCATCGCCCTCCCACTCCTCATCGTGGCCCTCGGAGCCCTCCGGCGCGTCGTCGGCGTCGATCTCGTCGAGCTCGTCGGTCGCGAGCACACGGTCGGAGTCGGCGCTCTCCCCCATCGACTCGTCGAAGTCCTCGCCGTCGGCCATCTGGTCGGCCCACTGGTCGTCCTGCGGCGCCTCGTCCTTGGGCTGTGCGTCAGTCATGACTCGAGCGTATCGAGGCCGCAGCAGCCTCGCCAG
The window above is part of the Agrococcus sp. ARC_14 genome. Proteins encoded here:
- a CDS encoding amidohydrolase family protein; the encoded protein is MSRYAGPLVDAHHHYWEPGDGHQPWLRPEAAIPFRYGDYEAIKRDYLPADLRRDAESAGLRLVGSVTMETEWDASDPLGEIDHIEGVLARFGGPDAAIGRVELDRDDAPALLEQMAARPIVRGIRHKPGQAASPARAAAEPTLLSEPRWRERYASLEALGLDFELQTAWWHLDEAIDLVQAHPGVALTINHTALPSDRSPAAIEGWAAAIARIARLPQVWIKLSGIGLEGTPWTAEGNREIALRTLDAFGPDRVMVASNFPVDSLTGSYAEIMGGFAEIFADLPPDAQLALFAGNAIERYRLDPAILER
- a CDS encoding GntR family transcriptional regulator, translated to MTATGPLRVSELERRGLRDRVYDRILDMLLEGSAEPESRLSIDTLAKQLDVSPTPVREAMVQLERTGLVTREALKGYRVAPPLGPEQLTELFDARVMLEAEATRLATPHAATLLPELREAHRTHEACAERVVAAMRSGEGSVRATQEYFAADAGFHRVVLQAAQNRYIASMHDDLGALTHRMRQAVIRGVNDVEEAHAEHSAVLEAFESGDPQAPETAMRAHINGVRARSLRETQD
- a CDS encoding triose-phosphate isomerase family protein, coding for MLIGSSLKMYFGRARTLEWTRAVAAICAEHPAVRQGLVEPFVIPTFPSIPDVVAVATDAGMLVGAQDLHWEDTGAFTGEVSAAELAEHGVTLAEIGHAERRRLFGETDETVALKVAAALRNGIAPVLCIGEEIEVEPAAAAAACIAQLDASLAVAREQERIGRLIVAYEPVWAIGAPQPAGDDHIRAVGTALRARLAELPFDAQVIYGGSAGPGLLPRIADSVDGMFLGRFAHEPAAFGAILDEALALEGQR
- a CDS encoding ribose-5-phosphate isomerase; this translates as MGIRLIIGSDKAGFDYKEILKRDMEASELVDSLVDVGVDDADGATSYPKVAIEAAERIARGEADRALLFCGTGLGVAIAANKVTGIRAVTAHDSFSVERSVLSNDAQVLCMGQRVVGIELARRLAKEWLTYTFDPSSHSQANVDDICAYEG
- a CDS encoding dihydroxyacetone kinase family protein — its product is MTRLFNDPSRFADEMIEGFVAAASRWVQAAPGGVVRSTQADEPTVVLVIGGGSGHYPAFGGLVGPGIAHGAAMGNLFASPSAQQVHAIATAADRGRGVLLSYGNYAGDVLHFDQAQEKLRAEGIDVRTVTVTDDIWSAPKHEQHKRRGIAGDLAVFKTAGAAAAAGYDLDGVERIAQLANARTRSFGVAFTGCTLPGASEPLFTVPAGKMAVGLGIHGEPGIDEVDVPTADELAELFVEKLLDEVPEGVSLEGARVVPLLNGLGNLKYEEMFVVYRRVAQLLDERGIAIVEPEVGELCTSFDMSGVSLTLLWLDDELETLWAAPADTPGFKKGSVAPQRAAAAVVATAVDASVPDAGDASREGARLIEAALAAVATAIDAAADELGRMDAVAGDGDHGIGMQRGSRAGADAATVAAEAGAGAQTTLVRAADAWSDRAGGTSGALWGEMLRAVGARLGDTDALEAAAVADGVVQAKDAVMAFGKAEVGDKTMVDAIVPFAEELARGVAAGEPLLEAWGRASEVGEVAAQATAALAATLGRARSHGDKSIGTPDPGAISFALITRTIHRVLTQSTREQSKEQ
- a CDS encoding type II toxin-antitoxin system VapC family toxin, with the protein product MKVVDAGVVVDVLNGIIDPARLGREPLAAPHLMDSAVMHVLRGKVMRGALSEEQGAGAVDAFLRLVIARYPAEPLRPRMWELRHNLTAYDATYVALAERVGATALLTTDARLASAPGLRCAIELLR
- the fbaA gene encoding class II fructose-bisphosphate aldolase; protein product: MPVATPEEYAEMLDKAKKNAFAYPAINVSSSSTINAVLQGLAEAGSDGIIQVTTGGADFFAGQSVKNRAGGAIAFARFATEVAKAYPIKVALHTDHCPKDALDGFVFPLLEASEQEVKAGRAPLFQSHMWDGSAVPLEENLEIAKQILPRTHALNQVLEVEIGVVGGEEDGVSHEINDQLYTTLDDAIATVEALGLGEHGRYMAALTFGNVHGVYKPGNVQLRPELLGEIQQGLAAKYGTEAKPLDLVFHGGSGSTDDEIAQAVANGVIKMNIDTDTQYTYTRSVAASMFGNYDGVLKVDGEVGNKKVYDPRAWGKAAETAMAARVVSATQQLGSAGWSTK